The stretch of DNA GCACTGGCGTCGGCCGATTCAACACCATACCGAACCAGCATACTCTGTACGGATTTTCTGGCCAGAACCTCGTTGATGTGATCAATGCGGTCTTGTCGTTCGGTCATCTCAATTGCTGTCTCGGTCGATATCAATGCCGCACCGGCAGACTGCATCATCAGCGCGCCGATGATGCAGGCCGAAAT from Gammaproteobacteria bacterium encodes:
- a CDS encoding PA2779 family protein codes for the protein MLIFRSKQICVLAISACIIGALMMQSAGAALISTETAIEMTERQDRIDHINEVLARKSVQSMLVRYGVESADASA